One Gloeothece verrucosa PCC 7822 DNA window includes the following coding sequences:
- the msrA gene encoding peptide-methionine (S)-S-oxide reductase MsrA, translated as MVLFGFKKKVSLPTKEEALPGRKQEMPVPAAHYVNGHPLKPPFPEGMEMAIFGLGCFWGAERKFWQLEGVYSTAVGYAGGYTPNPTYEEVCSGLTGHNEVVLVVYDPKIISYETLLKVFWESHDPTQGMRQGNDVGTQYRSGIYVFSEEQKKLAESTRDMYQKALSKAKYGQITSEILDAPDFYYAESYHQQYLAKNPNGYCGLGGTKVECPIGLDVTSH; from the coding sequence ATGGTTTTATTCGGATTTAAGAAAAAAGTAAGTTTACCGACCAAAGAAGAAGCCTTACCCGGACGCAAACAAGAAATGCCGGTTCCGGCGGCCCATTATGTTAATGGACATCCCCTTAAACCCCCGTTTCCCGAAGGAATGGAAATGGCGATCTTTGGGTTAGGATGTTTCTGGGGCGCAGAACGCAAATTTTGGCAGTTAGAGGGAGTCTATAGCACTGCGGTAGGTTATGCTGGCGGTTATACTCCTAATCCAACTTATGAAGAAGTCTGTAGCGGCTTAACCGGACACAATGAGGTAGTTTTAGTGGTTTATGACCCTAAAATCATCAGTTACGAAACGCTGTTAAAAGTCTTTTGGGAAAGTCATGACCCTACCCAAGGAATGCGGCAAGGTAATGATGTAGGGACACAATACCGTTCAGGAATTTATGTATTTTCTGAAGAACAAAAAAAATTAGCCGAGTCGACGCGGGATATGTATCAAAAAGCTTTAAGTAAGGCTAAGTATGGTCAAATTACTAGCGAAATTCTGGACGCGCCGGACTTTTATTACGCTGAATCTTATCACCAACAGTATCTAGCTAAAAATCCTAATGGATACTGTGGATTAGGCGGCACTAAAGTCGAATGTCCCATCGGTTTAGATGTAACCTCTCATTAA